AAACTCGATTTGAAAAAGGATTTGAATTTAGCTGGGAGAGATCCCATCATTGCCATTCTTCCAGGGAGTCGGGTGAATGAGATTGAAAAACATTGGGAAACACTTTCTAAGGCTACGGATCGGGTACGAGAAAAACACCCCAATGCTCATTTTGTGATTCCTTGTGCGACCAGGCCTATTTATGAGACACTCTCTAAAAAGTTGGAACAACATTTATTTATTCATCTCTATCAAAATGGGATGAAAGAATGTCTAGTGGCCTCAAGGCTTGCCTGGGTTTGTTCAGGGACAGCCACTTTGGAAACAGCTTTCTTAGGAGTTCCTATGATTGTCTTCTATAAAATTTTTGGATTGACGGCTTTCTTGATCCGTCGGTTGATTCGGGTTCCCTTTGTCGGGTTGGTTAATTTAGTTGCAGACAAGAAAATTGTGCCGGAGCTCTTACAACAAGATTTTAATCCGGAAATGCTTTCAAAAACGACGGAAGAATTTTTGTCTCATCCTGCCTTGCTGGATCAAATCATCATAGAGGAAGGCCATGTCCGAGACCGTTTAGGTCCTCCAGGGGCCAGCAAAAGGGCGGCCCTGATGATTCTAGAGGAGGTGAGTGCTGCATGATTTATCGACGTCTGCTTCAGTTTTCTAAACCTTATCGATCTCGGCTTTTGATGGCCTTCATGTGCATGATTTTTTTTGCTGTTTTTAATACGGGAGTGGTATGGGCGTTAAAATTTGTTCTTGATGTTGCTTTTGTATCTAAAAATTCTGCGCTTTATTTTTTCGTTCCGGTTTTGATTTTAGTGATTTTCTTGATGCGAGGTCTAGCTGATTTTGGGCAGGCCTATTATATGAATTGGGTGGGACTTCGCGTGGTCGCTGATATTCGGGAAAAACTCTATCGAAAGTTTCACGAGCTTTCACTCAATTTTTTTTCGGATCGTAAAACAGGGCATCTCATTTCTCGTGTTACCAATGATGTGGGTCTCATTCAATATGCGATTTCCAATGCCATTACGGATTTAGTCAAAGAACCTCTCTCGCTTTTGGGTCTCATGATTTCTCTTTTCTATTTTGATCCGATCTTGGCCTCGGTCTCCCTTTTTGTTTTTCCAATGGCGGTCATTCCCATTGTCAAGTTTGGTAAACGGGTTGAAGAGGCGACGCGTAAAGCACAAAATCAAGTGGGGGACTTAACTTCCATTTTGCACGAAACCATTACAGGTATTCGTGTGGTGAAGGCCTTTTCGATGGAAGGCTATGAAATTGAGCGTTTTAGAGTGGAGAATCATCATTTTTTTAAATCGATGATTGAGGCCATACGTTCAGCGGAGGCGACCCGACCTGTGATTGAGGTGATTGGCTCTTGTGCGGCAGGTTTTTGCTTTTGGTATGGAGCCAAGCATTTGAGTGTCGATGCCTTTTTTTCATTTTTGACCGCCCTCTTCTTAACCTATGAGCCCCTTAAGAAAATAGGAAAGTTAAACAGTGTGATTCAACAAGCCAATGCAGCGGGCGTGCGAGTTTTTGAGATTTTAGATGAGGTCCCGACCGTCCAGGATTCTTCCCATCCGATTGAACTTCAAGGGATTGAAAAGGGAATTTCTTTTTCAAACGTTTCTTTTCGATATGGAACGGATTGGGTTTTACAAAACATCAATTTTGAGATTAAAGCGGGCGAAATTACAGCCCTTGTTGGACCCAGTGGATCTGGGAAGTCAACCCTGGCCAATCTTATCTTACGTTTTTACGATGTTCAGGAGGGAGAGGTTGAAATTGATGGGGGGAATATTACTGAATATTCACTTAAGTCTTTACGGACTTTTTTGGGGATGGTGACTCAAGAAGTGATTCTGTTCAATGACACGGTCAAAAATAATATTGCCTATGGTCGTAAAGATATGTCGGATGCAAAAATCATAGAGGCGGCTCGAGCCGCTCATGCCCATGACTTTATTGTGGGACTTCCTAAAGGGTATGATACGGTCATTGGAGAAAAAGGGTTTAAGATTTCTGGAGGGGAAAGGCAGCGTCTGGCCATTGCCAGGGCCATTTTAAAAAATCCACGTTTTTTAATTTTGGATGAGGCGACCTCCTCTTTGGATTCTCACTCGGAACAATTTGTTCAAGACGCCTTGAATCATTTAATGGTGGGACGGACTGTTTTAGTGATTGCCCACCGTTTGTCAACAGTTCGAAATGCGCATAAAATTTTGGTTTTAAATCAGGGAAGGATTGTTGAAACAGGAACGCATGAAGCTCTGATTGAAAAGGGGGGGCTTTATAAAAGGCTTTATGAAGTTCAATTCTCTATCTGAAAAACCTTGGCTTCGCAAGAGAATATTTTGTTTAGGTGTTTCCTATATTCAATGGATAGGAAGTTCCCTTGTTTGGAGGATTGAAGGAGAAAAACATTATTTATTAGAGCGCTGTAAAAATAAGCCCATCATCTTTGCTTTTTGGCACAACCAGTTAATGATGATGCCGTTTTGCTATTTGGCTTTGACCCGACGTCAAAAAATGTCTGCTTTAATCAGCCAAAGTCGCGATGGTCAAATTGTGAGTGATTTAATTCATCAATTTGGTTTTGAAGCGATTCGGGGTTCTTCAAGCCGAGGCGGATTTTCCGCTCTTCTAAAGCTTCAGCAAAGATTGAAAGAGGGGTTTGATCTTGCAGTGACGCCGGATGGGCCCCGAGGGCCTTGTGGTCAAGCTCAATTAGGCGTGATTGGCCTTGCAGCTGTCAGTGGTGCATCGATTTTGCCGATCGCTTATGATGCGGATCACAAAAAAGTTCTTCAAACATGGGACCGTTTTAAAATTCCCTATCCTTACTCCAGAGCAGCTTTGGTGGCAGGTTCCCCTCTCGAGGTTCCTCCTCATCGAGATCCTGAGATGATGGAGTTAAAACGCCAAGAACTTCAAAAAAGTTTAGAAGAGGTGAATAGATATGCTGAAAATATAATCAAAAAATAGTTGCCCGCTTCGGATTTTCAGACATCTTTGGACCTCCCTCAAGGGCACCAAGGCGGTTTTTGTCTGCATTTCTCATGGGGGGTAAAAAAGAAAGGTACAACCACCAAAATGCTTAAACTTTTACTTTTTTTAGAATTGATGAGAAACATTCATGCCGACTGAGGTCGTCACAAAGGGGGATGAAAATCACCCTTGTAGTCGCCCCATTTATGGGGCTGCCCGATGAAGATCGAATGGGAGGGGGGGAGAAAGAAAGGGGGAAAATGAAAGTGTTTAATAAGATGTTTTTGTATGGAGTGATGTTATTGCAGTTGTGTTTTAGTAGCTCTTTGTATGCGACTCTGGAGGATTTTGAGAATCCAGGGGCGTCTTTAAGTTTGGCGGATGTCTATCTTGTAGGAGAAAATGTAGGTGATTACAGTGGTTATTCTGTCTCTGATGCAGGAGACGTGGATGGAGATGGAAAAGCAGATCTCTTGATTGGCGCGCGTAACAATAATGAGGGAGGAACTGATGCAGGTAAGACGTATTTGATCTTGGCAAAGACCCTCGGAAGCTCAAATACCATAGATCTTTCTTTAGCGGATTATGCGTTTATTGGAGAAGATGCATATGATTATAGTGGTTATTCTGTCTCTGGTGCAGGAGACGTAGATGGAGATGGGAAAGCAGATCTCTTGATTGGGGCGGCTATGGCAGGTAAGGCCTATTTGATCTTGGCAAAGAGCCTCGGAAGCTCAAAGACCATAGATCTTTCTTTAGCGGATTATACGTTTATTGGAGACAGTTTTTCGTCTGTCTCTGGTGCAGGAGACGTGGATGGAGATGGGAAAGCAGATATCTTGATTGGGGAGCTTTTTGTTGGATCTGGTGCAGGTGAGACGTATTTGATCTTGGCAAAGAGCCTCGGAAGCTCAAATACCATTGATCTTTCTTTAGCGGATTATGCGTTTGTTGGAGAAAATGCATATGATTATAGTGGTTATTCTGTCTCTGGTGCAGGAGACGTAGATGGAGATGGGAAATCAGATCTCTTGATTGGCGCGCGTAGCAATGATGAGGGAGGAACTGATGCAGGTAAGACGTATTTGATCTTGGCAAAGAGCCTCGGAAGCTCAAATACCATTGATCTTTCTTTAGCGGATTATACGTTTATTGGAGAAAATGCAGATGATTACAGTGGTTATTCTGTCTCTGATGCAGGAGACGTGGATGGAGATGGGAAAGCGGATATTTTGATTGGGGCGTATGGAAATGATGAGGGAGGATCTTATGCAGGTAAGACGTATTTGATCTTGGCAAAGACCCTCGGAAGCTCAAATACCATAGATCTTTCTTTAGCGGATTATGCGTTTATTGGAGAAAATGAAGATGATCAAAGTGGTGGTTCTGTCTCTGGTGCGGGAGACGTGGATGGAGACGGGAAATCAGATCTCTTGATTGGGGCGTATGGCAATGATGAGGGAGGATCTCTTGCAGGTAAGACGTATTTGATCTTGGCAAAGAGTCTCGGAAGCTCAAAGACCATAGATCTTTCTTTAGCGGATTATGCGTTTATTGGAGAAAATGAAGATGATCATAGTGGTTATTCTGTCTCCAGTGCAGGAGACGTAGATGGAAATGGGAAATCAGATCTCTTGATTGGGGCGTATGGCAATGATGAGGGAGGATCTGATGCAGGTAAGTCCTACCTGATTTTTTCATGGTGTACTAATGTCATTCAAAATGGTGGAGCTGATCAAGCAGATACGAGTTGGGTCTCTTATGGGGGTAATATTGGAATAGAAGCTGATGGGACAAGCACAGGGGATCGCTACTTCTATCTAGACGTAGAAGGAGATTATTTCTACCAGGATGTAACGATTCCTGCTGGGACAACAACCTATTCTTTAAGTGCTCAAATGCGTTGCAAGGATGGAACTGTTTCAGAAGGGTTTCCTTATGCGCGGGTTGAACTCAAAGATAGCTCGAGTAAGGTGGTTGCTTATTTCCAAACGGCAGTTTCAAAGGCAACAAGTTGGACGCTTGTCGAGAAGTCTTATACCCCCAGTTCTACAACAGCAGCAAAAGTTGTTAAGGCAAGGGTATGGTTGAAGCGCAGTACTGCTATGGGTAAGAACGATAAGAATGAGGCAGATTTTGATGATGTCACTTTTAAATTAAATTGTAAGTAATTCGAGGTGATGTCT
Above is a window of Chlamydiota bacterium DNA encoding:
- a CDS encoding lysophospholipid acyltransferase family protein, whose product is MKFNSLSEKPWLRKRIFCLGVSYIQWIGSSLVWRIEGEKHYLLERCKNKPIIFAFWHNQLMMMPFCYLALTRRQKMSALISQSRDGQIVSDLIHQFGFEAIRGSSSRGGFSALLKLQQRLKEGFDLAVTPDGPRGPCGQAQLGVIGLAAVSGASILPIAYDADHKKVLQTWDRFKIPYPYSRAALVAGSPLEVPPHRDPEMMELKRQELQKSLEEVNRYAENIIKK
- the lpxB gene encoding lipid-A-disaccharide synthase; this translates as MKIMIIAGEPSGDQIGALLAQALRKENPHLKLEGLGGEMMKEAGVQILEDITKWAVVGLFEVFKNYWNFKKVFRLICERLDEERPQGVVLIDFPGFNLRLAKVIRQKGIRVIYYVSPQIWAWGKRRIKTILNTVHRMLVILPFEEAFYKASGVSVNFVGHPLVDFYETYRNKLDLKKDLNLAGRDPIIAILPGSRVNEIEKHWETLSKATDRVREKHPNAHFVIPCATRPIYETLSKKLEQHLFIHLYQNGMKECLVASRLAWVCSGTATLETAFLGVPMIVFYKIFGLTAFLIRRLIRVPFVGLVNLVADKKIVPELLQQDFNPEMLSKTTEEFLSHPALLDQIIIEEGHVRDRLGPPGASKRAALMILEEVSAA
- a CDS encoding FG-GAP repeat protein yields the protein MKITLVVAPFMGLPDEDRMGGGEKERGKMKVFNKMFLYGVMLLQLCFSSSLYATLEDFENPGASLSLADVYLVGENVGDYSGYSVSDAGDVDGDGKADLLIGARNNNEGGTDAGKTYLILAKTLGSSNTIDLSLADYAFIGEDAYDYSGYSVSGAGDVDGDGKADLLIGAAMAGKAYLILAKSLGSSKTIDLSLADYTFIGDSFSSVSGAGDVDGDGKADILIGELFVGSGAGETYLILAKSLGSSNTIDLSLADYAFVGENAYDYSGYSVSGAGDVDGDGKSDLLIGARSNDEGGTDAGKTYLILAKSLGSSNTIDLSLADYTFIGENADDYSGYSVSDAGDVDGDGKADILIGAYGNDEGGSYAGKTYLILAKTLGSSNTIDLSLADYAFIGENEDDQSGGSVSGAGDVDGDGKSDLLIGAYGNDEGGSLAGKTYLILAKSLGSSKTIDLSLADYAFIGENEDDHSGYSVSSAGDVDGNGKSDLLIGAYGNDEGGSDAGKSYLIFSWCTNVIQNGGADQADTSWVSYGGNIGIEADGTSTGDRYFYLDVEGDYFYQDVTIPAGTTTYSLSAQMRCKDGTVSEGFPYARVELKDSSSKVVAYFQTAVSKATSWTLVEKSYTPSSTTAAKVVKARVWLKRSTAMGKNDKNEADFDDVTFKLNCK
- a CDS encoding ABC transporter ATP-binding protein, translating into MIYRRLLQFSKPYRSRLLMAFMCMIFFAVFNTGVVWALKFVLDVAFVSKNSALYFFVPVLILVIFLMRGLADFGQAYYMNWVGLRVVADIREKLYRKFHELSLNFFSDRKTGHLISRVTNDVGLIQYAISNAITDLVKEPLSLLGLMISLFYFDPILASVSLFVFPMAVIPIVKFGKRVEEATRKAQNQVGDLTSILHETITGIRVVKAFSMEGYEIERFRVENHHFFKSMIEAIRSAEATRPVIEVIGSCAAGFCFWYGAKHLSVDAFFSFLTALFLTYEPLKKIGKLNSVIQQANAAGVRVFEILDEVPTVQDSSHPIELQGIEKGISFSNVSFRYGTDWVLQNINFEIKAGEITALVGPSGSGKSTLANLILRFYDVQEGEVEIDGGNITEYSLKSLRTFLGMVTQEVILFNDTVKNNIAYGRKDMSDAKIIEAARAAHAHDFIVGLPKGYDTVIGEKGFKISGGERQRLAIARAILKNPRFLILDEATSSLDSHSEQFVQDALNHLMVGRTVLVIAHRLSTVRNAHKILVLNQGRIVETGTHEALIEKGGLYKRLYEVQFSI